The following proteins are co-located in the Candidatus Neomarinimicrobiota bacterium genome:
- the carA gene encoding glutamine-hydrolyzing carbamoyl-phosphate synthase small subunit: protein MKTPAILLLENGLHFKGFSFGATGTTGGEVCFNTSMTGYQEILTDPSYRGQMVTMTSPQIGNYGVNPEDIESARIQVQGFIVKDASPIPSNYRSTQSLAEYLDQAGIVGIQGIDTRALTRILRNEGAMNAIISSESLDHQALQAKLDQIPPMTGQDLVKQVTCSSIWSWPGESASKSYRVVALDFGIKYNILRQLAEHHCNITIVPANTPVDDILALDPDGIFLSNGPGDPEPVDYAIETVTNLVGKLPIFGICLGHQILSLALGAKTYKLKFGHRGGNHPVKNKLNDKVEITSQNHGFAVDPTSLPATLEITHVNLNDNTLEGVRCNQSPAFSVQYHPEASPGPHDSRYLFKEFTDMMKGALD, encoded by the coding sequence ATGAAAACACCCGCCATCCTGCTTCTGGAAAACGGACTCCACTTTAAAGGATTTTCTTTTGGCGCTACCGGCACCACCGGTGGAGAGGTTTGCTTTAATACCAGCATGACCGGCTACCAGGAGATCCTGACGGATCCATCCTACCGTGGTCAAATGGTGACCATGACCAGCCCTCAAATTGGAAATTACGGGGTAAACCCTGAAGATATTGAAAGTGCCCGGATCCAGGTCCAGGGTTTTATTGTTAAGGATGCCAGCCCTATTCCATCCAATTACCGATCCACCCAAAGTTTAGCTGAATATCTAGACCAGGCTGGGATCGTGGGAATCCAGGGAATTGATACACGTGCCTTAACACGTATTCTGCGGAATGAGGGAGCCATGAACGCAATCATCAGCAGTGAGTCTCTTGACCACCAGGCGCTGCAAGCAAAATTGGATCAGATTCCACCCATGACGGGTCAAGATCTGGTCAAACAGGTAACGTGTTCAAGTATCTGGAGTTGGCCTGGGGAATCAGCCTCAAAATCCTATCGGGTGGTTGCCCTGGATTTTGGGATCAAATACAATATTCTCCGACAACTGGCAGAGCACCATTGCAACATCACCATTGTTCCGGCAAATACTCCAGTTGATGATATTCTGGCATTAGACCCTGACGGTATCTTTCTTTCAAATGGTCCGGGTGACCCCGAGCCCGTTGATTATGCCATAGAAACAGTTACAAATCTGGTTGGCAAGCTCCCGATCTTCGGAATCTGTCTGGGACATCAAATCCTCTCTCTGGCTCTGGGGGCAAAAACCTACAAGCTTAAATTCGGTCATCGTGGTGGCAATCATCCGGTAAAGAATAAACTCAACGACAAGGTTGAGATCACCAGTCAGAACCATGGTTTTGCCGTCGACCCGACCTCTCTACCAGCGACCCTGGAGATCACCCATGTAAATCTAAATGACAATACCCTGGAAGGGGTGCGCTGTAATCAGAGCCCGGCCTTCTCGGTCCAGTATCACCCGGAAGCCAGTCCCGGTCCCCATGACTCCCGTTATTTATTCAAAGAATTCACCGATATGATGAAAGGTGCTCTTGATTAA
- a CDS encoding nitrous oxide-stimulated promoter family protein: protein MMSIFSNRMNREAETIKVMVGIYCGHHHQLKVSDCETCSVIQNYALDRLHFCPYQEGKTSCKNCPIHCYKPAMKDEVKKVMRFAGPRMALRHPILTIFHFIDDRRKEPVVAPKKSRTIGVDEDCDVCPGPLNSSAS, encoded by the coding sequence ATGATGTCAATATTTAGCAACAGAATGAACCGTGAAGCAGAAACCATCAAGGTCATGGTTGGAATCTATTGTGGTCATCACCATCAGTTGAAAGTCTCTGATTGTGAAACGTGTTCGGTGATTCAAAACTACGCCCTGGACCGACTCCATTTCTGTCCTTATCAGGAAGGTAAGACTTCGTGTAAAAACTGTCCGATCCATTGTTATAAACCCGCTATGAAAGATGAAGTTAAAAAGGTGATGCGGTTTGCTGGCCCAAGAATGGCCTTAAGGCACCCCATTCTCACAATATTTCATTTTATTGATGATCGTCGCAAGGAGCCTGTCGTAGCCCCTAAAAAGAGTAGAACTATCGGTGTAGATGAGGATTGCGACGTCTGTCCTGGTCCACTTAATTCATCTGCTTCTTAG
- a CDS encoding mechanosensitive ion channel: MPKFDSQTLVNLFHIWKTWFIDNVFIIQNLVQLFIIFILLGASILISRQVRPLFLDKTKNIPPSQQLFTNFLNALVEQVTATHLTVLLGISSLIYSEFGTTPILINLVLTLLVVWITIKLVTSVVLDHFWALTVSIAAWIIAALSILDVLEPMLNFLDQMGFTFGTIRITILSMVKAGLFLLVALRAGSWFSKYLSKQIGKIPGLTPSASVLISKTVSGVVYFSIGVVVLNSIGVNFTALTVFGGALGVGIGFGLQKVASNLLSGIILLSDHSIKPGDVIQIGNVYGWVTRMKARYISVDTRDGHEHLIPNEDLITQQVINWSYSNTRIRLKIPFGVAYSSDPHQVAKLVLQAIKGMPRIIKTPPPLCLLTGFGDSSIDFALSIWIRDPKNGIGNIKSEVLFKIWDTLKSNNIEIPFPQHDIHIKHAAGDQ; the protein is encoded by the coding sequence ATGCCAAAATTTGATTCTCAAACGTTAGTCAACCTGTTTCATATTTGGAAAACCTGGTTTATAGACAATGTGTTCATCATACAAAATCTGGTTCAACTATTCATAATTTTCATTCTTCTGGGTGCAAGTATCCTGATTAGCCGACAGGTGCGCCCCCTCTTCCTGGACAAGACCAAAAATATTCCTCCATCCCAACAATTATTCACCAATTTCCTCAATGCTCTGGTTGAACAGGTCACAGCAACTCATCTGACAGTACTCCTGGGAATCTCCAGCCTCATTTATAGTGAGTTTGGGACGACGCCCATACTAATAAATCTGGTACTAACTCTCCTTGTTGTGTGGATAACCATTAAGCTGGTCACCTCTGTTGTGTTGGATCATTTTTGGGCGCTCACTGTCTCTATTGCCGCATGGATTATAGCAGCTTTGAGCATTCTTGATGTACTGGAACCCATGCTGAACTTTCTAGACCAAATGGGATTCACATTCGGTACAATCCGAATAACTATTTTATCCATGGTTAAGGCGGGTCTATTTTTGCTGGTCGCTTTACGTGCAGGGAGCTGGTTCAGCAAGTATCTAAGCAAACAAATCGGGAAGATTCCTGGTCTCACCCCCTCGGCTTCAGTTCTGATCAGCAAGACTGTTAGTGGCGTAGTCTATTTTAGCATTGGCGTGGTAGTACTCAATAGCATTGGCGTTAATTTTACTGCTCTTACCGTATTTGGAGGTGCGCTGGGGGTTGGTATCGGATTTGGATTACAAAAGGTGGCTTCAAATTTATTGAGCGGGATCATTTTGCTTAGTGATCATTCAATAAAACCGGGTGATGTCATCCAAATCGGGAATGTCTATGGCTGGGTTACACGCATGAAAGCCCGTTACATCAGTGTGGATACCCGGGATGGCCATGAACATCTCATACCAAATGAAGACCTGATCACGCAACAGGTGATCAACTGGTCTTACTCAAATACACGTATTCGTCTAAAAATCCCTTTCGGAGTTGCCTATAGTTCCGATCCTCACCAGGTTGCTAAATTGGTGCTTCAGGCCATTAAGGGAATGCCGCGAATCATAAAGACCCCTCCACCGCTGTGTTTACTCACTGGGTTTGGAGATAGTTCTATTGATTTTGCCTTGAGCATCTGGATTCGTGACCCCAAGAATGGCATTGGAAACATTAAAAGTGAAGTCCTTTTTAAAATTTGGGATACTCTAAAGTCCAACAATATCGAAATTCCGTTTCCCCAACACGATATTCATATTAAACACGCTGCAGGGGATCAATGA
- a CDS encoding Na-K-Cl cotransporter, whose amino-acid sequence MSEQEQKGFGTFGGVFVPNILTILGVIMYLRMGWVVGNAGLFNTIIIMLIAQSITLFTALSMSAIATNMKVKGGGAYFMISRSFGAEAGGGVGIPLYIAQTIGIGLYIVGFSESVISLYPDANQLFVGILALVILTSIALVSSNIVVKIQYVIFGVVILSIISFFSGKSPDLTTVSLASNYGTGYGFWAVFAVFFPAVTGILSGVSMSGDLKNPQRSIPTGTLLAVGVGSVIYLAIAIWLSATASPSELTSNNAIMIQLSRWSPLIYAGIWGATLSSAIANLLAAPRTMQALSSDGILLKILKKGRGEMNEPVIATLITFVFAAGVIAIGDLNAIAPILTMFFLITYGSINLISFIEGLIDRPSYRPTFKIHWAFSFMGALGTIAVMFIINVWACILGFGFVLALYIMIKKSQMKKNWGDVRRGIWSSVIQFSLKQLDNHLEHPQNWRPNILLFSKNNAARRQLAHVANSLAKRRGFITFINLLEQDQEDISDAAEEMKAFKKFLKEEEISGFANVAITDNMLMGQLMSAQVHGIGQYKQNTIMLEWSDTGSKWMLFQNNEMRQLFKLLRLYRKLNMSLLFLSISKRYTMMNKKHLVIWWDPTQDNGSFSLLLAHLLATSDEWEDAEIHLKSVVLRDKVQETRLLLEELVEKSRIEASIDVYYPDPELIGRIEHQSDLVDKLTGKDGLLKIKDAIKSAFVSNDDQEYANDEDLEQQGEELGELDEESEEETEIKQRISDQINTTDEELLDRTIKDIIVKESANSDLVILGFNLPDQGGEVAYIRKMNTLLEELPTTLLVNSPFDVDLFG is encoded by the coding sequence ATGAGTGAACAAGAGCAGAAAGGTTTTGGTACTTTTGGGGGCGTTTTTGTACCCAATATTTTAACGATTCTAGGTGTGATCATGTACCTACGGATGGGCTGGGTCGTTGGTAATGCCGGCTTATTCAACACCATTATTATTATGCTTATTGCCCAGAGTATCACTTTATTCACGGCCCTTTCCATGAGTGCCATCGCCACCAACATGAAAGTTAAAGGCGGGGGTGCTTACTTCATGATCTCTCGCTCGTTTGGCGCTGAGGCTGGTGGAGGGGTTGGAATTCCGCTCTACATTGCTCAAACAATTGGTATTGGGCTCTACATTGTTGGTTTTTCTGAATCCGTTATTTCCCTGTATCCAGATGCGAATCAACTTTTTGTGGGTATCCTTGCCCTTGTCATTCTCACTTCGATTGCATTGGTTAGTTCTAATATTGTGGTCAAGATCCAATATGTCATATTTGGGGTCGTCATTTTATCCATCATATCCTTCTTCTCTGGTAAATCACCTGATCTGACAACGGTTTCCCTGGCTTCTAATTATGGAACAGGATATGGGTTCTGGGCTGTATTTGCTGTATTCTTTCCTGCGGTAACGGGCATTTTGTCAGGGGTGAGCATGAGTGGTGATCTCAAGAATCCCCAAAGAAGCATCCCGACCGGAACCTTATTAGCAGTGGGAGTGGGTTCAGTCATCTACCTGGCAATTGCTATTTGGCTTTCAGCTACTGCTTCCCCCTCTGAGCTGACCTCAAACAACGCTATTATGATCCAGCTTTCTCGTTGGAGTCCGCTGATCTATGCAGGTATCTGGGGCGCCACCCTTTCTTCTGCTATAGCAAACTTATTGGCCGCACCTCGTACCATGCAGGCCCTTTCCAGTGATGGGATTCTCTTAAAAATTCTCAAAAAGGGTCGAGGAGAAATGAATGAACCGGTCATAGCCACACTCATCACTTTTGTTTTTGCCGCAGGGGTGATTGCGATTGGTGATTTGAATGCAATCGCTCCTATTCTGACCATGTTCTTTTTGATTACTTATGGTTCTATTAACCTGATTTCCTTTATCGAGGGTTTGATCGATCGTCCCAGCTATCGGCCAACATTTAAGATTCATTGGGCATTTTCATTTATGGGAGCCCTGGGAACGATTGCCGTTATGTTTATCATTAATGTGTGGGCATGTATCCTGGGCTTTGGCTTCGTTCTGGCTCTTTATATTATGATTAAAAAATCTCAGATGAAAAAGAATTGGGGAGATGTCCGGCGAGGGATCTGGAGTTCGGTTATCCAGTTTTCATTAAAGCAGCTGGATAATCATCTCGAACATCCCCAAAACTGGCGACCTAATATTCTACTCTTTTCAAAGAATAACGCTGCGAGGAGACAACTTGCTCATGTTGCTAATTCCTTGGCTAAACGCCGAGGGTTTATAACCTTTATTAATTTATTGGAACAGGATCAGGAAGATATCAGCGATGCTGCTGAAGAGATGAAAGCTTTCAAGAAATTTCTTAAAGAAGAGGAAATATCAGGTTTTGCCAATGTTGCCATAACCGACAATATGTTGATGGGACAATTAATGTCCGCTCAGGTTCACGGCATTGGACAATATAAACAAAACACGATCATGCTGGAGTGGAGTGACACTGGTAGTAAATGGATGCTGTTCCAGAACAATGAAATGCGCCAGCTCTTTAAGTTATTGCGATTATATCGGAAATTAAATATGAGCCTCCTGTTTCTCTCCATCAGCAAGCGGTATACGATGATGAATAAGAAGCATCTGGTTATCTGGTGGGATCCAACTCAGGATAATGGGAGTTTTAGTTTATTACTGGCTCATCTCCTGGCCACCAGTGATGAATGGGAAGATGCTGAGATTCATTTGAAGTCAGTCGTGCTGAGGGACAAGGTACAGGAAACGCGCTTATTGCTGGAAGAACTGGTTGAAAAATCACGGATTGAGGCCAGCATAGATGTCTACTATCCTGATCCTGAATTGATTGGGAGGATAGAGCACCAATCAGACCTTGTAGACAAACTGACAGGAAAGGATGGCCTCTTGAAAATAAAAGATGCTATCAAATCAGCTTTTGTTTCAAACGATGATCAGGAGTATGCCAACGATGAGGACCTGGAACAGCAAGGTGAAGAGCTTGGTGAGCTTGATGAGGAGTCAGAAGAAGAAACTGAAATTAAACAACGAATTTCCGACCAGATCAATACCACAGATGAGGAGTTACTCGATAGAACCATTAAGGATATTATTGTTAAAGAATCTGCGAATAGCGATTTGGTTATACTTGGGTTCAATTTACCTGATCAAGGTGGGGAAGTGGCCTATATTCGCAAGATGAATACGCTCCTTGAAGAATTACCAACTACGCTGCTGGTCAATAGTCCCTTTGATGTGGACTTGTTTGGATAG
- a CDS encoding STAS/SEC14 domain-containing protein — MYQVIWQDTGKIEFQLSGTITDDEFIQVIHQLESLCTQNYAIHVLFDAQTLESYALKIMLTNYDFYKKYSTHLKRLAIVSDSSFNEIILNLFNRFLEVEIQHFEPENVEAARSWIFPSKLP, encoded by the coding sequence ATGTACCAAGTCATATGGCAGGATACTGGCAAAATTGAATTTCAATTAAGTGGTACCATCACTGATGATGAGTTCATCCAGGTCATCCACCAACTAGAGTCATTATGCACCCAGAATTATGCTATTCATGTATTATTTGATGCTCAGACTTTAGAATCCTATGCTCTAAAAATTATGCTGACTAACTATGACTTTTATAAGAAATACAGTACCCACTTAAAGCGTCTGGCCATTGTATCGGATTCCAGCTTTAACGAAATAATATTGAACTTATTCAACCGATTTCTTGAAGTAGAAATTCAACACTTTGAACCTGAAAATGTTGAGGCCGCTAGAAGCTGGATATTTCCATCCAAGCTACCTTGA
- a CDS encoding DUF2914 domain-containing protein yields the protein MKKTLFVFIVLIGVLAISVSAQTEKGIEVLKVSICTDVIEREAVGVDTVFSASAEKLYCHTTFANGDTSRHITHVWKYEGEEVFRKELNIKKSGKWRTWTSKKVNSELRGAWKVRIINEDGDALATKSFIVK from the coding sequence ATGAAAAAAACGCTATTCGTCTTTATTGTTTTAATTGGAGTGCTTGCTATCAGTGTAAGCGCCCAGACCGAAAAAGGAATTGAAGTATTGAAAGTCTCTATCTGTACGGATGTGATTGAGCGAGAAGCTGTGGGTGTAGATACAGTATTCAGTGCTTCAGCAGAAAAGCTTTACTGCCATACTACCTTCGCAAATGGGGACACTAGCAGACACATTACTCATGTCTGGAAATATGAAGGCGAAGAAGTGTTCCGCAAAGAGCTGAACATTAAAAAGTCTGGCAAGTGGCGTACATGGACCAGTAAAAAGGTGAATAGTGAGCTTCGCGGTGCCTGGAAGGTCAGAATTATTAATGAAGATGGTGATGCACTTGCCACAAAGTCATTCATCGTAAAGTAG
- a CDS encoding transposase, whose translation MRKRKYSPDKMAKIFADRSPELSVRKVAELHGISESTYYRWKRDYSNINDCGDQLVKQKVELKSQQKSIALLSLDKAMLLDILQGLQIKPGQKRVLVDYLRKTYMVSERRACKLLQLSRTSYRYLGKKPK comes from the coding sequence ATGAGGAAAAGAAAATACTCTCCTGACAAAATGGCAAAAATATTTGCCGATAGAAGTCCTGAATTATCTGTGCGAAAAGTTGCCGAACTGCATGGAATAAGTGAATCGACTTATTACCGATGGAAAAGAGATTACAGCAACATAAATGACTGTGGTGATCAACTTGTCAAACAAAAAGTAGAGTTGAAGTCCCAGCAAAAATCCATTGCTTTGCTATCCCTTGATAAAGCGATGCTACTGGATATCCTACAGGGTCTACAGATCAAACCTGGGCAGAAGCGTGTTCTCGTGGATTATTTGCGAAAAACTTATATGGTAAGTGAGCGTAGAGCTTGCAAGCTGCTTCAGCTTAGCAGAACCAGTTATCGATATCTGGGTAAAAAACCGAAGTAG
- a CDS encoding toxin-antitoxin system YwqK family antitoxin, with protein sequence MIINITLILLLLSFPLQAKEIAQYDSLEIRNKLFFVQGSDTPYSGSVENLTEHHKKFDGYILAGEKDGVWTYYHANSTLVKKKGKFKENLKHGEWIYFGEGGSITENGFFRFGKKDSIWTSWQISIQRSSTSSYSEGLKSGSWITYHDNGRERMAGNFLHGKKEGIWKEWTSEGCEVSRTSYKNGILQGVQTYWYKNGQKKKICAYIAGKLDGAWKTWYPSGKIKEEKAYRMGNIVGFYSTWWENGSPKVAGAYKAGKKVGLWTRIGENGVMLKKTRFND encoded by the coding sequence TTGATTATAAATATCACTTTAATTTTATTGCTACTTAGTTTTCCTTTACAGGCAAAAGAAATAGCTCAGTATGACAGCCTGGAAATCAGAAACAAATTATTTTTCGTTCAGGGTTCTGATACTCCATACAGTGGGTCCGTAGAAAACCTTACAGAGCATCACAAGAAGTTTGATGGCTACATTCTGGCGGGAGAAAAAGACGGGGTTTGGACATACTACCATGCGAATAGCACATTAGTGAAAAAAAAGGGGAAGTTTAAAGAAAATCTCAAACATGGGGAGTGGATTTACTTCGGAGAGGGTGGTTCAATTACGGAAAATGGGTTTTTCAGATTCGGTAAAAAGGACAGCATCTGGACAAGCTGGCAAATAAGTATTCAGAGATCCTCTACCTCGAGCTACTCTGAGGGGCTAAAAAGTGGCTCTTGGATAACTTATCATGATAATGGCAGGGAAAGAATGGCCGGAAATTTCTTGCACGGAAAAAAAGAAGGGATCTGGAAAGAGTGGACTTCTGAGGGATGTGAAGTATCGCGGACCAGCTATAAGAATGGAATCTTACAGGGAGTCCAAACCTACTGGTACAAGAATGGACAGAAGAAAAAAATATGCGCCTATATAGCTGGCAAGCTCGATGGTGCCTGGAAAACCTGGTATCCCAGCGGCAAAATAAAGGAAGAAAAAGCCTATCGAATGGGTAACATAGTAGGGTTTTATAGCACTTGGTGGGAAAATGGTTCACCTAAAGTCGCAGGAGCATATAAGGCTGGAAAAAAAGTTGGTTTATGGACCCGCATTGGGGAAAATGGGGTCATGCTGAAAAAAACCAGGTTTAATGATTGA
- a CDS encoding TrkA C-terminal domain-containing protein: MKLWKKMRGGAAAVAALTKTQVEVSEVSQLQAEVDELRAAIGVTFTGLGSAYYDYASESKVEGIPNEIDEQLKLLFDMHHKLAEKEQQLAGIKAEYEEQTLSLSHFREFKEALDEAGGSIEYVTVEESSPFLYRTVSEMGFPEDILAGMIIRMGNALIPGGDTRIEVNDKIVLLGKKEAVVGLLHKFKSEGEQEIVPAKNDEKDKPTPSTKPGTKKATAKKR, from the coding sequence ATGAAACTATGGAAAAAAATGAGGGGTGGAGCTGCAGCTGTTGCAGCGCTGACGAAAACACAGGTCGAGGTTTCTGAAGTAAGCCAACTTCAGGCTGAAGTAGATGAGTTACGGGCAGCTATTGGTGTAACATTTACTGGTCTGGGGAGCGCATATTATGACTATGCCAGCGAAAGTAAGGTGGAGGGGATTCCCAACGAAATTGATGAACAGCTCAAGCTTTTATTTGACATGCATCATAAGTTGGCAGAGAAAGAACAACAACTCGCCGGAATAAAAGCAGAATATGAGGAACAGACCTTATCATTGAGTCACTTTCGTGAATTCAAGGAGGCTCTTGATGAGGCGGGGGGCTCGATTGAATACGTCACCGTTGAGGAATCATCTCCCTTTTTGTACAGGACCGTCAGTGAGATGGGATTCCCAGAGGATATTCTGGCTGGCATGATCATACGCATGGGCAACGCTTTGATTCCAGGGGGGGATACTCGCATCGAAGTAAACGATAAAATTGTTCTCCTGGGCAAGAAGGAAGCTGTCGTCGGGCTACTGCATAAATTTAAAAGTGAAGGGGAACAGGAAATTGTTCCCGCCAAGAATGATGAAAAAGATAAACCTACACCATCAACAAAGCCTGGCACAAAAAAAGCAACAGCAAAAAAGAGGTAG
- a CDS encoding patatin-like phospholipase family protein → MKKNVSLVLSGGGARGIAHIGVIEELEKQGYNIHSITGTSMGAVVGGVYAAGKLKEYKSWITSLDKMDVFKLLDFTVGKQGFLKGNKVFEALKEFIPDLRIEDMEINYSATATDLTNKKEVLFTKGSLYDAMRASVAIPNVLTPVKYKGSILVDGGVVNNIPINCAKRIKNDILIAVDVNANVPLIKVKDKHDNSKDKDSSYYQKALRKIQKQLNMDISSTDEVSLSSFDIMSKSYEMMSDKIVAMALDVNPPDILIEISGESCSIYDFYEAERLIRIGQKATVKSVNGS, encoded by the coding sequence ATGAAAAAAAATGTATCATTAGTACTGTCTGGCGGAGGAGCGAGAGGAATCGCACATATTGGGGTAATTGAAGAACTGGAAAAGCAGGGCTATAATATTCACTCTATAACAGGGACCTCTATGGGCGCAGTGGTTGGTGGGGTATATGCTGCTGGAAAACTTAAGGAGTACAAGAGTTGGATAACATCACTCGATAAAATGGATGTGTTTAAACTGCTTGATTTTACGGTTGGTAAGCAAGGTTTTCTTAAGGGGAACAAGGTCTTTGAAGCGCTGAAAGAATTTATACCAGATTTGAGAATTGAGGATATGGAAATTAATTATTCTGCAACAGCTACTGATTTAACAAACAAAAAAGAAGTTCTTTTCACAAAGGGCAGTCTTTATGACGCAATGAGGGCGTCTGTTGCAATACCAAATGTCTTAACGCCAGTCAAATACAAGGGATCCATACTTGTAGATGGTGGAGTGGTAAATAATATTCCAATCAATTGTGCAAAACGAATTAAGAATGATATTTTAATTGCAGTTGATGTTAATGCTAACGTTCCTTTAATTAAAGTAAAAGACAAACATGATAATTCTAAGGATAAAGACTCTTCATATTATCAGAAAGCACTAAGGAAAATTCAAAAGCAATTAAACATGGATATATCTTCTACAGATGAGGTTAGCTTAAGCTCTTTTGATATTATGAGTAAATCTTACGAAATGATGAGCGACAAAATAGTTGCCATGGCCCTTGATGTAAATCCACCTGATATTTTAATAGAAATATCAGGTGAGAGTTGTAGCATATATGATTTCTATGAGGCCGAAAGGTTGATCAGAATTGGACAAAAAGCCACAGTAAAAAGCGTGAATGGAAGTTAA
- a CDS encoding glucosaminidase domain-containing protein: protein MKNRLLTHPTSIILAQASIESGWGTSRFFLQGRNLFGVWSFNKNEQRIQTKGTRDGKHMYVKKYSTISESIEDYFKILARGGAYVRFRARRASTNNPYEIIKTLDKYCELREKYVVKLKNQISYNKFEKYDAYELDPQYLRNFHLMM, encoded by the coding sequence TTGAAAAACCGTTTATTAACGCACCCAACAAGCATTATTTTGGCTCAAGCTTCTATAGAAAGTGGCTGGGGAACATCTCGCTTTTTTCTTCAAGGAAGAAATCTTTTTGGTGTTTGGTCTTTTAATAAAAATGAACAGAGAATTCAAACTAAAGGAACCCGAGACGGGAAACATATGTATGTAAAAAAATATTCTACTATTTCTGAATCAATCGAAGATTATTTTAAAATATTAGCCAGAGGAGGAGCATATGTCCGATTCAGGGCAAGAAGAGCATCGACAAATAATCCTTATGAAATAATTAAGACTCTTGATAAATACTGTGAACTTAGAGAAAAATATGTTGTTAAATTAAAGAACCAAATTAGTTATAATAAATTTGAAAAATATGATGCGTATGAATTAGATCCTCAATACCTGCGCAATTTTCATTTGATGATGTAA
- a CDS encoding MarC family protein, whose translation MMNTFVNVIILMLMLLNPFLLVVYLTDIMRNKSDRYFARLMFSSGLISITVFSLFAAVGDYIFRTVLQAEMASFQIFGGIIFLIIALKFVFNSESAMDSLRADSKHLSTNIAMPIMVGPGTIGVSIMAGERLELKMAILAVVVSVTISITIIVLLKKLFDVIARKRESLIEQYIAVSGKVTALILGTYSIDMIMAGLKIWLNK comes from the coding sequence ATGATGAATACATTTGTTAATGTAATAATATTGATGTTGATGCTTTTGAACCCGTTTCTGTTGGTTGTTTATCTCACTGACATCATGAGAAATAAAAGTGACAGATATTTTGCAAGGTTAATGTTTTCATCAGGCCTGATTTCTATAACTGTATTTTCTCTATTTGCAGCAGTGGGTGATTATATATTTAGAACTGTACTGCAAGCTGAAATGGCTTCCTTTCAAATATTTGGTGGGATTATATTTCTCATTATTGCTTTAAAATTTGTATTCAACAGCGAATCTGCAATGGACAGTTTGCGAGCCGATTCAAAACATCTAAGTACAAATATCGCTATGCCAATCATGGTTGGCCCCGGAACCATTGGCGTGAGTATAATGGCTGGTGAAAGACTCGAGTTAAAGATGGCTATTCTTGCGGTTGTAGTGAGTGTAACCATATCAATCACTATCATCGTTCTTCTGAAGAAGCTATTTGATGTTATTGCCAGAAAACGAGAGTCCCTGATTGAGCAATACATCGCTGTTTCAGGTAAAGTAACCGCCTTGATCCTGGGGACTTATTCTATTGATATGATAATGGCAGGATTAAAAATCTGGCTAAATAAATAG
- a CDS encoding DUF5752 family protein, translated as MKVQKKEPLVIKDCALIALATGRKARTLKELRDNLEIIESESIYYHFWGSLLRPRFEDAEYHNDFAAWAAHSLNDKKMAEQLGVVDPTTFTTMDNLRFELLEIIDERIDELDVLPTASRDKQFEFISSEIVVFTTMQTVIEPEIMKTLVLELSLGSIFYHFIDARRRTSESIDDFSHWLMSFGDEYEDAINGIADIDPYFSPLTDLRNQLSETLMNQIQDKK; from the coding sequence ATGAAAGTACAAAAAAAAGAACCTCTGGTAATTAAGGATTGTGCGCTTATCGCCCTGGCAACTGGCAGGAAAGCTCGGACACTCAAAGAACTACGCGATAATCTTGAAATAATTGAATCGGAAAGTATTTACTACCATTTCTGGGGCAGTCTTCTGCGCCCCCGTTTTGAGGATGCGGAATATCATAATGATTTTGCTGCGTGGGCCGCTCATAGTTTGAATGATAAAAAAATGGCCGAACAACTCGGGGTGGTGGATCCTACAACATTTACAACCATGGATAATCTGCGATTTGAGTTACTGGAAATTATTGATGAAAGAATAGATGAGTTAGATGTTTTGCCCACAGCAAGCCGGGATAAGCAATTTGAATTTATCAGCTCAGAGATTGTTGTGTTTACAACCATGCAGACAGTCATTGAACCTGAGATAATGAAAACGCTTGTGTTAGAACTATCACTGGGCAGTATTTTTTATCACTTTATCGATGCGCGACGCAGGACATCCGAATCAATTGATGATTTCAGCCATTGGCTCATGTCATTTGGTGATGAATATGAAGATGCCATCAACGGCATCGCCGATATTGACCCATACTTTTCACCCCTCACCGATTTACGCAATCAGTTGAGTGAAACCCTAATGAACCAGATACAGGATAAAAAATGA